The nucleotide sequence AAACGACATGTCTAAAAGTGaatcagactggtctctgacagtaagagaTGCCTGAATTTCCATATATCATAAATCAAACtcttaaacaaagaaacatgtttatccgcatttgtttttcTAACAAGTTTGACctttcatttttaattcaataaatagcGGCATAGCAATTTGGTCATGTATTCATGCcctgtataatttaaaagtgttattgtgcataatttgttatcattttttacatagatgcattaataaaagttcATCTCTTAATGTTCGTAAAGTCattgcactaaaaaacgagTGAATaagaaactataaaaaatatcGGACAATCCACAATCTGGAattagaaaattgacagctacccAATCAGCTGTAAAGGGGCGTTCAAAGGGTAGCGACGTAGATCAAACACAAAAAAggtatttagaaaataaattaaaatcctaataaaactaataaaaataagcatgaaagaaacagaaaatttgttcatttcagtgtacggtcgtattttatttaactcactatcaaataaagtttatgttttcaCTAGTGGCTTCGCCACTTGTGTAAATATGTTCGTATATggcactcgtgaaataaaaacactattttacactgaaatcaacaaatgtcctctatatattttacattgactGATGTTACAATCATCAATATCGTGTACTTGCTCTACCAGTTCCGAGTACTGTATTCACGACCAATGATAAGGTGTTGAATATACAAATAGGAAAAACAACGCCTAGACAGacatcttaaaaatattattggaaTGTGTAAACAGAAATACTTCTGCTGAATatgataaaattgaaacatgtttcacctaaatgtgacgataattatattttacttataGCAGGCATTTTCGTTTAAATATGTGGGTGGCTACAAAAGGTTATTAATATTAGAAACCCGGAGAAAAACTCAGGCTTTAGTTTAGAACCTGATTTCTGTTGGtctgcatgtttaattatgaaaataaaatatagttacTATGTATAGTGTGTAAAATTCAACAATATACATCTTAGTCAATTTTAAGCAGATTAAATCAAACGACCATAGGTGTATTCGATAACATCTGCAATCAATTACACGGAATGCACATGCTTTCATGCAACGTGATTTCTACTGAAAGCCATTAGTGATATACTAATTTAAAAGCACTCGTAAAATGATAGTAGAAGTTATGACATAATCTTTAACTGTATTAACTCCATATTTTACTTACTGGTCATTGTTTGGACGATGCTAGTCTGGGCTACCTTTTATCCAAATAATACAGAACACAAGAAAAACGTTTATATTGTTAAAGcggattaaataaaaataacaacacaggtgtattaaataaatatccGCAATCAACTACATGAAATTCACATGCTCTAAAGCGACGTGGTTTCGACGGAAGGCCATAAGtgtaataatttattgaaagcCCTTCGTATGCTAAAAGCAGAACTTATTACTTATTACACAAACTCGAGCGGTGTGAACTCCATATTGTACTGACTAATAAATGTTTGACCATATTAagcttttttttcttgaaaatgatTGACGTTTGATCTTACAAGCCGAACGTACCTTACTGATCAATGTCTGGACTATGGGCTTAAACCCAAAACATCAATGTACAGACGGAATAACTTTTGGTCCGACAGGCCGAGACAAAACTTAATGGTCAAAAGTAGGACCACGCTAACCTTGGATACCAAATAATGGAACGAACAAAGAAGAATTGGCCGATGGTCTAACACGCCGATTATATTTTACTGGTCAAGGTTTGGACCGTGCTAGCCTGGGATATTATTAAACACTTTAATACAGAGAATACCAAGAACATCATAAGGTCTGATACGCAGGAAAAGCACTTCCGTATCAATTGTTTGACCATGGTAGCATGGGAtatctttaaaccaaataatactggaaacagataaaataatattgaccaGACACGCCGAAAATACCttttttgtcaatgttttgaTAATCGTAGCCTGGAAtatctttaaaccaaataatacACAACATAGAAGGATTTTACTTTGGTCTAACAGGCCGAAAATATCCAACAGGTCaatatattgacaatattatAATAGGCTCTCTTTATTCGAGCAATAAAAACAGAGCGTGGAATTATGGATTTTAGTCTGACTGTCAATGTTAAGACATTGCTAGCTGGAGGCATCTTTAAACCCACTAATGAATATCATTGAAGTATTCACATTGGTCCGCCGAAAATACCTTGCCTTTCAACTTAATTTTTCCACGAAAAGAGCTTAGATAGAACCAAACTTTTCTCCGAGTTggcttattttgtatttaatgtaCATTCAGATATCCTTTTACCAGactaaaatatcaatatctgcTTCAATTTATAACTATAAAACACTTATATACTACTTGAAAAGAGCTCCAAAGATAGGTATTACCGTAATTCCACGACTTAGATGTAAACActtgaaaaaatagatatcagTTTACGTATTTATTcagcaataaataaataatgtcttACTCCATAAAACACCCTGGTTAAACTTGATCAGTCTTTTCAACactcaaaaaatataaatgagaaAATATCATCATTGCCTGAATGCACTTTATGTGTGTTTAGTAAAACGCAGTCAATTAGGGGCGTATCTAGGCATACTAAAGTACGCACTGGcgtataaatcatgtttttgttcTCCCGAAATAACATATGCTTTTATGTCGAGAACAGGGATGAACTATACTAGGCTATGGGGTGTTACTTTTTACTGGTTAAACTTTGTCGTAATCTGACCGATTGTAAGCGTTTAGAATGCTTGGAAATGGCTCTTTCATGACTGAATacttaaaaatatcaacaaccTTTCCGCGCCCTTCCCGTATAACAGATTGAGACAAAACTAACGAAGAAACATCACATACCGACAGTTCGCCGTTAGCTCGTTCATGTGTAGAAAtgcaaacttttaaatattaaaatttaattctaAAACTAAACAATTGATCCCTGCTGTTACTTCCGATTTGGGTCGTGGTTGTAAAGGTTTGATTCCTAACGGTACTGTATACCCAAAAGAGAGCGATGTACTCGTCATCATTttcgtcgtcatcgtcgtcgtaaTAATCATCATCTTGCTTGTAGTTTTTAGGTCCACATGTGCCTACTGTGAAGggattattttctaaaatgagAATCCTTTTTTTAACCTCATTCTGTTAAAACTTTCTTTCAGAAAATTGCATAAGCTTTTAGAACACCTTAACTCGGATACAAAGGATCTACTTGCTGAAGATTGAATCTTAAAGGTGAGAAATATATGttgatgcaaaacattttttgttttacttatatgcattatcatgtttaaatcatttgactATAAGGATATAAAggaatatgatttatttctagataaaaaaatataagccttagtaatatgtgattttttcaattaatagctaccTGGCCACAAACTCCCCAGataaaaagcgccaaaatatcgattacattttcaattatttcgtTAAACTGTAAATTGTCCTTGTGGGCTTTCAAATCAAAGCGGAAAAGACAGCTGTATACGTTTATTGCTGGAACTCTGTGTCATGTCCTCTCAATAACaatgtcaacaaaacaacataccCCAAACAGGTGGAAGGTTAACAGAATGAACGTTCGAAACATTCATATTCCTCGATGATTtgcaaatttcaaatataaaacaaaccaaCATGCATATGTTAcagattttctaacattttaaaatttcaggTCAACTTTTAGGATCAATGGAGGTTTCTGGCCGGAAAATGGACCCTGAAATATCTGCAAGTTCGGCGGAAGTGACGCCCCTCTGTGAGCCATGCCGGTCCGACGGCAAGGAATTGGAGGCCCATGGATTCTGCAACAACTGTAAGGAGTACATGTGTCCATCATGCATTCAATACCACGGAAAACTGATGGCCACGAAACATCACAATGTTCTTGGGAAACAGAAAATGCCTACTCATGATTCTTCACGTAAAAAGGCTGCAGACGTCTCGTGCTTAGAGCTTTGCCAAAACCATCCATCGGAAGCAATCAAGTTTTTCTGTCCAGCACATGCGCAGTTAAGTTGCGGGGATTGTATTGTTCTAGACCACAGGTCCTGCACGGTTGATTACATACCGGAAGTCGCGCCTTCTTTCACAGCAAGCAACGATTTCCAAATAATAGTAGACAAGTCGGCGAGGTTcgacaaagatttaaaaaaatgtgatgaaaaactCAACGTCAGTGAGCAGTCGGTGATGGACTTAAGCATTATcgaacttaaaaaaatacaagattTTAGGCTCGAAATCAATGAATATCTTGACAAACGAGAAAAGATACTCATAGAATCCATGGACAGTACAAGAAAGAAAGACACAGCCATTATACGGAGATTGCAAGAAGATATAAATGCTTTGAAAACAACACTAGCTGAGACTAAAGCTGGACTAAAGGCGCAGAACAAGAACGCTAACCAGCTCTATGTAACAGCCAAACGTACAGAGAAGCTGTTCAAAGAATtggaaagtttgataaagaaaGTAGAGACGGGCAACCTTATGACGCAATACAAATTCAGTCGAGATAAAAAGACCGAAGACTTGTTGTCATGGGAAGACGCAATCGGGAAGGTTGATACACAGACGAGAGAAGGTAAGGAGAAAGAGGTTCAGAAACTTAAATAGACATAGATCGATAACAATTGTATAACGTCtaaaaagaaattgtatttGAATGGTAAGGTAGTAATTGACTGCTTATTTTCACTCTGAGGACATTATTTTACCTGAATCCTTTTCttcattcattttctttcaagCGTCGTTCGTTTATGTAACATGGATACTAATCCTGCTCGTTGGGAAACTTATTTTgattaatgcaaaaacataagagatataataaaagaacaaacaaagTAAAGTTCATCTTTGCGTCACttgacaataattaaaacaaatatatttaacactTTAAATGATGACCGGCGAAACAATACATCTAATTTTTATCTATTATAGCCGTTGATCTACATCATTCAACACTTACCTATTTAAAATAATGCTGGGGTGTCTATTTTGATTCAGTGAAAAAATCTCCTTCGAAACAAATAAACCAAATGTCGCCTAAAACTAAAAAGATGTTTGTAGTGAAGTACATAAAATGGTATGAAAGTCTTGAAATGAAACGGTGTCCTGATTATGAACTCGTGATGCGTCGTTTTGATACGAGTGGTTGCGCCAAACctgttattttctttaaatagctttatttgaaattaatcgATAGTAATAGAACTTGGTGTGTATGTAGCGTATGTTAAGACGTAACTTGTCATTGCTTTTGGGGTCAGAAGGATCAAGGCCAAGGTGctgtaaaataagaaaatttccgcacaatgtttttaaatgtaattgacTGTGATGAAACTTTGTGTGTACGTAACTTATGCAAAAACGAGACTTTGGATTGCTTTTAATAGTATACGTtttaagatcaaggtcacatttacTAAAGATAGAAAAATGAATGAACTTATAAACTGTCGATATAATTTATCGAGTCTGATGAAAGTTGGTATATGGgaatattttaattgcttttGGGGTCAGCAGGTTCAATGTCAATTTAACTAAAACACGCTAATTTACTCAAGATAACAACGAGGTCAAGTTATTTGTTGTGTAGATTACTTATTTTCAAACGTATTTTGGGATCGTATTTGGGGTTAGTGGGACCAAAgtcaaagtcatttttttttaaatagaagaAACTGTTTGCGCTTTAAACCTTCAGGTATTCATGGAAATGAACGTTGTCTTGATGGTAACTTATGTGAATACGCAGGCTAGGATATGTTATGgttcctagggtcaaggtcgctgttTATAAAACGAAAATACTTATAATGTTGAGGTCTTTCAtaaaacaagcaattgtgaagACGAACATTGGTATTGCATTTGGGGTCAACAGCGTCTAGCTCAAAAACTGTAGATAGTATTGCTATTTGCTGGTGATTGTTGTGCAGGAAACGTATCTGAACATATTCCTTTTAACTATTgttggggtcaaggtcaatgtcgcTGTTACTAGAAAGAGGGAACTAGTTTCTActtaatacttttaaacataatggATCGGGTAACAACATCTATCTAACACGAAGTcaaaagataaatgcatttccTCCTATTCAGTTTCCGGGAAAACGAAATATTTAAAGCGTTTGCGAGAGCTGTCTTGGCAATTAAACAGCACCGTTCGCATAAATTAACATCTAAACATTTGTATTGGAAAAACGTCAATCAGTTTCAGGTTTCTGACATCAACATAAAAGAATGTCATAGAAAAGGAATGATTTGACATTCTTTGCAAATACATCATCAAAATCGATATAAAGGGATGTATACATGCAAAGTTAAACACTACAAATTACAGCTTGGCACCGAAAGTGTTTCCTActgtgaattattttaatagtttgaaatcaaatcaaattacTCTTAGTCTTCTTGAATGTTGGTGTATGTCAATTGTAttcgatttttgtttgttaatgagTCGACTGAGTTTGAATTGCAAATCAGATATGTTTTCCATATACATTGTCCGAGGTTAGTCAATTAATGCATAAAATAGAATTGAATACAATGGATTTCCACCAGTATACtaagtacatttttttatatattttacaaaattttagGATAATTTACTGTAGAACGATACGGATTAGCAAGTAGTTTTACTCACTTTTATACTGAAACGACCACCTACCGCACCAACTATGATTAATTAAAATCTCCATTATAACCACTTCCATTACAACCATTAACCGATACTAAATGTCTAAAGCATTGGGTTAAAAGTCCAGTCAGTCACTATTCAAGTAGTTTCTTATGTTAAGGGAATGGCTAAAAAAGTAGGGTTGATagacaaaaacacaaaacaattataaaataagtggtatatattgttctttattcaatacattttattttttcgtcTTAAATATTGCTTGTGTTAAAAAAGTCCGTACTCTAGTGTGCATGCGTAATTCTACTTCCGCAATAATACGATAAAGGAAATAAGACGCTTGTCTTCgaattttaatgcttttataaagaacaatatcatcatttgtatttcaaatttttttaaatgtataaagtataaGAATTAATGTGTAAGTTGCTTGATCTTTGGGAtgcaaaaatattcattaatttttgttctTTGCAAACACGTTTTCACCATATTTATTGCTGAAACAGTgagtcattttatatttaaagcaaaacggATCGAGCTGGAACAAAAACTATACGACCTAAGAAAATTTAACGAAGAATCAATGATGAGGGGGACACGGGATCAACAAGCGGTAAAATGGAAATTTTGGAAGGCAAATcttgattttgattaaaaccATGTTTTTGGACAGCatcttcaaaacaaacaaaatctttaaaatgatgaaattagATATAGCCGAAAATGACATAAGGTCATGCAACTTTAACAAATTATGAttcaattttacataaaatggaAAACCAGGTTGCCAGATCATTTAAAAGGATAAACTGCTATGAATTGGTGTCTAACATACAGACACTTGACACACACATTTAATGGCAAAGGTAAAGAAAGCATGGTGTCAATGTTCTTATTTTCTTTGTATACATGTGATGataaaatagtatttacatGTCTGTGTTAAAGCATTACAAACGAGGTTTGAGTTGTGTAATGGAGTCATTATATGAGAGGGTTTGCGATATGTTGCAATGCTTTTAACTCAGGGTCATAAGCATTACTATTATGTAAAGGGGATTTAATTCTAAGATCCTTAAACAAAATGTCAGACACAAGTATACTTGTGATAATACATATCAATGTTTAGTATGAACTTACACTTTGAACTAGTTCGTTCCTCAAAATTACTGCAACCTTTCGCCCGACCAAACATATTATGACTGATTTCACTTTATTGGGGTTTTTGGTTTTATATCGTCGGATAATGTAATAATTGAAGGTGTTAGATGCACCATTATGTTAATTTTGTAAACTGAGTTACAATATAACTGCACCACGTATTTcgataagtaaataaataaaattgtctcCAAAGATAGAAGAATATCAAGTCTCAAATCAAAATTTAGAGCATTGTGTTACCTGTGTACTTTCTTAGATTTTACAGAgagaaaaacacatttcaaattacaaaacaaaaggtgcattttttatgttaacagtacatacctttttttttttttagataactGTTATGTAATCGGATTTTAGAAAAAGTTACCACGAAAATGTGTTATTAGTAAGAGTGcaattacatgtattgtttgttgtatttGGCGACAATTTAACATACCCCGGACTTTCTTCACATTTACACTGACAGAACAATGTCGAACAAACAAAACCACAAGCGCTAGTTCcacaaacatttttaagtgtGTTGTGTTTCTTTTCTTTGGCTTTAATTGACCATATACCAAAGCATACTTACCCCATGTTACTATGACCTGGTCTCTTTTTCTGCATAATGACTCCCAAGTAAACAAAAATGACCTTGCAAATATCGAAAAAGTCCCCTCCTCCAACGCACATATGTAATTAGCATCCCCATATTTTTTGACGCAGAGGTCGTACttttatatacaagtacatAAATGATTTGTGTCCGACAAATAAATTCACATGGTCTGCAAACATGTCCAACAAATACACCGGCCGTTTCTGCATTAGCTTTTATCTGGGACAAATCCAACTCTCAGATTTTGTGTAAGGTCAAAATCAAAAACGACATGCCCAAAGATTAGCTTGCCGATTTATATTTGTCGGATACAAATGATCCCCTAATGTGTTAATGATTTACATATAGTCTGCATGAGCTCCTGTGTATACGTCTGCGGTAcagtgtttcttgtttgtgattgtttgcttttgtgttctatgtctttggcgtttacccagtgccattaaaccgggtttatgtttaaactttttgctactgagcttgtttctgttgtttttaacatattatttagtatCTGTATAATAAGACCAGCTTCAGCATTCCATGTTATTTAACATTGAATGTATGCTTATTTAGTCATTATCATAATTTTGAGTGTTTTGATTTTggttattgttatgttttgtattattagtAGTAATAGCATTATAATGCGTTACACTGTTAATAGCTGAGGTTGTATGTGATAAACataattgtacatatatatatatatatgtggaaTTTTATGCAAACCTGCAAATAgtaatgcattgtacaaataCTTACTATATttagtgtattttttaaactgaatggTATtcgtttatgtttacattatcaCGTCAGCCAATCAATTcacatcattattatcatctgCGGTTTGTAAATTTTACGCAAATTTTGTACacctttttattaaatttaactgattactttgttaaacatgtttttgaatagCGAGTATGGACTTAATCTAAATTTAATGTCAGGTAGCGTCGGTTCAAGTAGTAGAAAATCATATAAAGGAGGTTGCAAGGATTAGAGGTCTGAAAGTGTGTTAAAAAGAAGAGAACTTCAATGAGAATTGTATCACTATTTAGTATCAATCTTTGATTTACGAGCTTTAAACGTTGTACATCAAAACTGACCTatcttaattgttttgttacacattaaatatataagGAGTAAAATACTTGTGAAGATTGTGGCTAAAAAAGTTTCTACCTGTACATAGCATTCTCTTTACTACAGTGTGTGTGTTCCCTATGTCTGCAACCAAACGACATGACAAAAGAGTCAATATCGTCGATTCAAAACGAATTGACGAACCTGGCAGAAATCAACCTCCGTATATTCTAGATCATTTAAACAATAGAGGTTTAACCCTTGCGAAGAGAAAACAATTCTTtcttttgttgctgttttttctcTGTACCTTTGATGTTCCAAAGCGATAGCATGTATTGTGAGTGATtctgttattatttgttattctgTGATTTAGAGGTAAATATTCATTTGTCATATATATAACTAACATGGctcttttttaatgttatatgtgtgtttatgtgTGTGCTTATTAAATAAACGGATCCTATTTAATTACTTGTCTTTATCGCCTATATGCGAACCGGTATGGTGACCCGATATAGGACATACGAGGCAAAGGAAACCGTATCGGGTGAGAGCTCCCATATCGGGTCATCTATTCATCCCGTTTCTTATgctatcgctcacctgagtatcAAAGCTCAAACACAAGAATGTCGGTCATAAGGTTATTGCCAACGGCATGCGAGGAAAGTACTCCAAATAGCTTCAAATAAATTGGCAAAACTGCATACATGATAAAATTCCATACGATATATTTGGTAAATAAGGACACCAATGGTTCAAAGGAAACTAATTCAGGCTTTAAGTGTATGGTAGTTATACCCTAAGTATCGTTGTGTGGTTAAGTAACTTAAGAAGCACCGTAGTGTGGTGTAGTTACCGCAGATGTATCGTAGTGTGGTGCAGTTACCCAAGATGCATAGTAGTGTGGTGCAGTTACCCCAGATGCATCGTAGTGTGGTGCAGATAACCCTGATGCATTGTAGTGTGGTACAGTAATACCAGATGCATCGTAGTGTGGTGTAGTTATCCCAGATGTATCGTAGTGTGGTGCAGTTACCTCAGATGCATTGTAGTGTGGTGCAGTTATATTAGATGCACCAAAGTGGGGTTCATTTATCCTAGATGCATCGTAGTGTGGTCCAGTTACCCCAGATGCATCGCAGTGTGGTGCAGTTACCCCAGTTGCATCGTAGTGTGGTGCAGTTACGCCAGATGCATCGTAGTGTGGTGCAGTTACGCCAGATGCATCGTAGTTTGGTGCAGTTACCTCAGATGCATAGTAGTGTGGTACAGTTATCCAAAATGCGTCATTGTGCGATGCAGTAACCTCAGATGCATCGTAGTGTGATGCAGTTACCTCAAGTACATCGTTGTGTGGTACAGTTATCCCAGATGAATCGTAGTGTGGTCAAGTTACCCCAGTTGCACGAAGTGGGGTGCCTTTACCTCAGATCCATCGTAGTGTGGTGCAGTTACCCCAATTACACGTAGTGGGGTGCCTTTACCTCAGATCCATCGTAGTGTGGTGTAGTTACCCCAGTTACACGTAGTGGGGTGCCTTTACGTCAGATCCATCGTAGTGTGGTACAGTTATCCCAGATGAATCGTAGTGTGTTGCAGTTACCCCAGTTGCACGTAGTGGGGTGCCTTTACCTCAGATGTATCGTAGTGTGGTCCAGTTACCCCAGTTGCACGTAGTGGGGTGCCTTTACCTCAGATCCATCGTAGTGTGGTGCAGTTATCCGAGTTGCATAATAGTTTGGAATAGTTACCCCAGATGCATCGTAGTGTGGTGCAGTTACCTCAGATACTTTGTAGTGTGGTGCAATTAACCCAGTTGCACGTAGTGTGGTGCAGTTACCTCAGATACAAGGTAGTGTGGTGCAGTTATCCGAGTTGCATTATAGTTTGGAACAGTTACCCCAGATGCATCGTAGAGTGGTGCAGTTACCTCAGATGCATTGTAGTGTGGTGCAATTATACCAGATGCATTGTAGTGTGGTGCAGTTACCTCAGATGCATCGTAGTGTGGTGCAGTTATCCAAGATGCATCGTAGTGTGGTGCAGTTACCCCAGATGCATCGTAGTGTTGTGCAGTTACCCCAGATGCATCGTAGTGTGATGCAGTTACCCCAGATGCATCGTAGTGTGGTGCAGTTACCCAAGACGCATAGTAGTGTGGTGCAGTTACCCAATATGCATCGTAGTGTGGTGCAGTTACCCCAGTTGCATCGTAGTGTGATGCATTTACACCAGATGCATCATAGTTTGGTGCAGTTACCTCAGATGAATCGTCGTGTGGTGCAGTTATACCAGATGCATCGTAGTTTGGTTCAGTTACCTCAGATGAATCGTAGTGTGGTGCAGTTACGCCAGATACATCGTAGTGTGGTGCAGTTACCTCAGATGCATCATAGTGTAGTGCAGTTTCCTCAGATGCATTGTAGTGTGGTGCAGTTACGCCAGATGCATCGAAGCGTGGTGCAGTTACCTCAGATGCATCGTAGTGTGGTGCAGTTACCCCAGATGCATCGTTGTGTGGTCCATTTACGCCAGATGTATCGTAGTTGGGTGCAGTTACCTCAGATGAATCGTAGTGTAGTACAGTTACGCCAGATACATCGTAGTGTGGTCCAGTTACGCCAGATGCATCGTAGTGTGGTCCAGTTACCCCAGTTGCATCGAAGTATGGTGCAGTTACCCCAGTTGCATCGTAGTGTGGTCCAGTTACGCCAGATGCATCGTAGTTTGGTGCAGTTACCTCAGATGCATCGTCGTGTGGTGCAGTTATACCAGATGCATCGCAGTGTGGTCAAGTTACGCCAGACGCATCGTAGTGTGGTGCAGTTACCTCAGATGAATCGTAGTGTGGTGCAGTTACGCCAGATACATGGTAGTGTGGTGCAGTTTCCTCAGATGCATCGTAGT is from Mya arenaria isolate MELC-2E11 chromosome 9, ASM2691426v1 and encodes:
- the LOC128202897 gene encoding E3 ubiquitin-protein ligase TRIM33-like, with product MEVSGRKMDPEISASSAEVTPLCEPCRSDGKELEAHGFCNNCKEYMCPSCIQYHGKLMATKHHNVLGKQKMPTHDSSRKKAADVSCLELCQNHPSEAIKFFCPAHAQLSCGDCIVLDHRSCTVDYIPEVAPSFTASNDFQIIVDKSARFDKDLKKCDEKLNVSEQSVMDLSIIELKKIQDFRLEINEYLDKREKILIESMDSTRKKDTAIIRRLQEDINALKTTLAETKAGLKAQNKNANQLYVTAKRTEKLFKELESLIKKVETGNLMTQYKFSRDKKTEDLLSWEDAIGKVDTQTREAKRIELEQKLYDLRKFNEESMMRGTRDQQAVKWKFWKANLDFD